DNA from Papio anubis isolate 15944 chromosome 1, Panubis1.0, whole genome shotgun sequence:
GCGGGCGGCGTGGTGCAACCTCGGCCGAGGTCTTCCTAGCCGCCGGCTACGGGGTCCTGTTCTTGTATCGCGCTCGCTCCGCCTTCCCCTATGCCCACCGCTTCCCACCCCAGACTTGGCTGTCCGCTCTGCGGCCTTCGGGCCCAGCCCTTTCGGGGTTGCTGAGTCTGGAGGCCGAGGAGAATGCACTTCCGGGTTTTGCTGCGGCTCTGAGATGCTACCAGGAGGCTGCGGCTGCAGGCACCTTCCTGGCGGTGGAGTTCACCACTTTGGCGGACTATTTGCATCTGCTGCAGGCTGCGGCCCAGGCACTTAATCCGCTAGGTGCGTGCCCTAGGGGTACCCCTTTTGCCTGGAAGCACAGCCTTTCTCTGCAGCCACTTACCCCCTTACCTCTCGCTTACCCACGGATCTCAGCTGGGGAACCCAAGTTGAGAAGAAGCTGATCCTATACCGTACCTTGCCGATTTGTTACACCTTGTGTTTCTCTTTGCAGGCCCTTCTGCGATGTTTTACTTGGCTGCGGCTGTGTCAGATTTCTATGTTCCTGTTTCTGAAATGCCTGAACACAAGATCCAGTCATCTGGGGGCCCACTGCAGGTGATGGGCGCTTCTCTTCCAGAGATCTAATCT
Protein-coding regions in this window:
- the PPCS gene encoding phosphopantothenate--cysteine ligase isoform X4, with translation MAEMDPVAEFPQPPGAARWAEVMARFAARLGAQGRRVVLVTSGGTKVPLEARPVRFLDNFSSGRRGATSAEVFLAAGYGVLFLYRARSAFPYAHRFPPQTWLSALRPSGPALSGLLSLEAEENALPGFAAALRCYQEAAAAGTFLAVEFTTLADYLHLLQAAAQALNPLGPSAMFYLAAAVSDFYVPVSEMPEHKIQSSGGPLQGKVQLEDILHHLEKEEIDPVANTEEQLCLVLIPASTVKTG